From Roseburia hominis, the proteins below share one genomic window:
- the priA gene encoding primosomal protein N', which yields MYADIIIDITNEKLDKIFQYKIPDHLEGEIGIGMEVRLPFGRGNRETTGYVVGFSETCQYDPSKIKELYGPAKESVAIESRLVALAAWMKEHYGGTMIQALKTVLPIKRTERIKQQRIIRRVISREEGKARLEEYLHKNQKARARLMAALLDDEEIDAALVMQKLNITLPVIRALEERGVLEISLRQVYRNPAMHGEQKEEWFSLTPQQKQAVDTFCRDYESGVRRTYLIHGVTGSGKTEVYMEMIRKVVEAGRQAIVLIPEIALTYQTVMRFRRRFGDRVSVMNSRLSAGERYDQMMRAKAGEVDVMIGPRSALFTPFPNLGLIVIDEEHEAAYKSEQTPRYHARETAEERARLEGASVVLGSATPSLEAYYRCQKGIYCLLELRERTAAGQLPEVYVADMREELRKGNRGILSDRLRELLEDRLKKGEQTMLFLNRRGYAGFLSCRSCGYVVKCPHCDVSLSSHKNGKMVCHYCGYEQPAVTICPQCGSRHIGGFRAGTQQIEELVKQEFAGARVLRMDLDTTRLKEGHEKILEAFANEEADILVGTQMIVKGHDFPNVTLVGVLAADMSLYSDDYRSAERTFELLTQAAGRAGRGRKRGEVVIQTYSPEHYSIQAAANQDYQAFYEEEMNYRDLMGYPPASHLLAVMLSGAEEGLLDTGAHYLKEYALRVVRGHKVQVIGPASPYVGKVKDMYRRVIYLKEDSYEVLVEVKNRLEQYIEINHGFDKMWIQFDFDPMKVF from the coding sequence ATGTACGCAGATATTATCATAGATATCACCAATGAAAAACTGGATAAGATTTTCCAATATAAGATACCGGACCACCTCGAGGGGGAGATCGGGATCGGAATGGAAGTGCGGCTTCCGTTTGGCAGGGGAAACCGGGAGACAACCGGTTATGTGGTCGGATTTTCCGAGACCTGTCAGTATGATCCGTCCAAGATCAAGGAACTGTATGGTCCGGCAAAGGAGAGTGTTGCCATCGAGTCGCGTCTCGTGGCGCTGGCTGCATGGATGAAGGAGCATTACGGGGGCACGATGATTCAGGCGCTGAAGACGGTGCTTCCGATCAAGCGCACGGAGCGGATCAAGCAGCAGCGGATCATAAGGCGTGTGATTTCCAGGGAGGAAGGTAAGGCTCGGCTGGAAGAGTATTTGCACAAGAATCAGAAGGCCCGCGCCCGGCTGATGGCGGCCCTTCTGGACGATGAGGAGATCGACGCGGCCCTGGTCATGCAGAAGCTGAATATTACACTTCCGGTCATACGGGCACTGGAAGAGAGAGGTGTGCTGGAAATCAGCCTCAGGCAGGTATACCGCAATCCTGCCATGCACGGGGAGCAAAAAGAGGAATGGTTTTCGCTTACCCCGCAGCAAAAGCAGGCGGTAGATACCTTTTGCAGAGACTATGAGTCGGGCGTTCGCCGGACCTATTTGATACATGGAGTGACGGGGAGCGGGAAGACGGAAGTTTATATGGAAATGATCCGCAAAGTGGTGGAAGCGGGGCGGCAGGCGATCGTACTGATTCCGGAGATTGCCCTGACGTACCAGACGGTCATGCGGTTCAGGAGGAGATTCGGGGACCGGGTGTCCGTCATGAATTCCCGTCTTTCGGCGGGGGAGCGCTACGATCAGATGATGCGGGCAAAGGCGGGAGAAGTGGACGTGATGATCGGGCCGAGATCGGCTCTGTTTACGCCGTTTCCCAATCTGGGGCTCATCGTGATCGACGAGGAGCATGAGGCGGCCTATAAAAGCGAGCAGACCCCGCGGTATCATGCCCGGGAGACGGCTGAGGAGAGGGCGCGTCTGGAAGGAGCAAGCGTGGTCTTAGGGTCGGCTACCCCGTCCCTGGAAGCATATTACAGATGCCAGAAGGGGATCTACTGTCTGCTGGAGTTGCGGGAACGGACGGCCGCGGGGCAGCTTCCCGAGGTGTATGTCGCGGATATGCGGGAAGAATTAAGGAAGGGAAACCGCGGGATCTTAAGCGACAGGCTGCGGGAACTGCTGGAAGACCGGCTGAAAAAAGGGGAGCAGACCATGCTATTTTTAAATCGCAGAGGTTATGCGGGATTCCTTTCTTGCAGGTCTTGCGGATATGTAGTAAAATGTCCTCATTGCGATGTGTCATTATCTTCTCATAAGAATGGGAAAATGGTCTGCCACTACTGTGGCTACGAGCAGCCTGCGGTGACGATTTGTCCCCAGTGCGGTTCCCGTCATATCGGAGGTTTCCGCGCAGGGACCCAGCAGATCGAGGAGCTGGTGAAGCAGGAATTTGCGGGTGCGCGGGTGCTTAGAATGGACCTGGATACTACCCGCCTGAAGGAAGGACATGAGAAGATTCTGGAAGCATTTGCAAATGAAGAGGCAGACATTCTGGTGGGAACACAGATGATCGTAAAGGGGCATGATTTTCCCAATGTCACGCTGGTGGGCGTGCTGGCGGCGGATATGTCGCTGTATTCCGACGATTACCGTTCGGCGGAGCGCACGTTTGAACTGCTGACGCAGGCGGCGGGACGAGCGGGACGTGGCAGGAAACGCGGAGAAGTGGTCATTCAGACGTACAGCCCGGAGCATTACAGCATTCAGGCCGCGGCGAATCAGGATTATCAGGCATTTTATGAGGAAGAGATGAATTACCGGGATCTGATGGGATATCCGCCTGCCAGTCATTTGCTGGCGGTGATGCTGTCCGGCGCCGAGGAAGGTCTGCTGGATACGGGCGCCCACTATTTGAAGGAATACGCGCTCCGTGTTGTGAGAGGGCATAAGGTGCAGGTGATCGGTCCTGCAAGCCCTTATGTGGGCAAGGTCAAAGATATGTACCGCCGGGTCATTTATCTGAAGGAGGACTCTTATGAGGTCCTGGTGGAGGTAAAAAACAGGCTGGAGCAGTATATAGAGATCAATCATGGATTCGACAAGATGTGGATTCAGTTTGATTTTGACCCGATGAAGGTGTTTTAA
- the def gene encoding peptide deformylase, whose translation MATRKIREIGDEVLTKVCKEVPKMTIRNHILIGDMLDTMYEAMGVGLAAPQVGVLKRIVVIDVGEGPLVMINPEILETDGEQTGEEGCLSVPGKAGVVTRPNYVKAKAFDEDMKEFVVEGEGLLARAICHELEHLDGHLYVEKVEGELHDTEYEEE comes from the coding sequence ATGGCAACAAGAAAAATCCGTGAAATCGGAGATGAAGTGTTAACAAAAGTATGTAAAGAGGTTCCGAAGATGACCATTCGGAATCACATTTTGATCGGCGATATGCTGGATACGATGTATGAGGCGATGGGCGTGGGACTGGCGGCTCCCCAGGTGGGAGTCCTGAAACGGATCGTCGTGATCGACGTGGGGGAAGGACCGCTGGTGATGATCAATCCGGAGATTTTGGAGACGGACGGCGAGCAGACCGGAGAGGAAGGCTGTCTCAGCGTTCCGGGGAAAGCCGGCGTGGTGACCCGGCCGAATTATGTGAAGGCAAAAGCCTTCGATGAAGATATGAAGGAATTCGTGGTAGAAGGGGAAGGACTTCTTGCCCGGGCGATCTGCCATGAATTGGAGCATTTGGACGGACATCTCTATGTGGAAAAGGTAGAGGGCGAGCTTCACGATACGGAGTATGAGGAGGAGTAA
- the fmt gene encoding methionyl-tRNA formyltransferase: MKVIFMGTPDFSVGTLEALVEAGHEVVLAVTQPDKPKGRGGKMQFTPVKECALSFGIPVYQPRKIREKECVEELKKYQADVCVVVAFGQILTKELLEMTPYGCINVHASLLPKYRGAAPIQWAVINGEEVSGVTTMQMNEGIDTGDILEKVEVKLRPKETGGSLFDRLSEEGAKLCVHTLAGLEAGKITPQKQGESPTEYARMLDKKAGEIDWNKPAVMLERLVRGLNPWPSAYTLWEDKVMKIWESEAAGAEAGEGLAGEKEAAPGTVVLVTKEAFYVQTGDGLLKIRSLQIPGKKRMDADAFLRGYKIAEGTKLG, translated from the coding sequence ATGAAGGTTATTTTTATGGGAACTCCGGATTTTTCCGTGGGGACGTTGGAAGCGCTGGTCGAAGCCGGGCATGAGGTGGTGCTGGCGGTGACACAGCCGGATAAGCCGAAAGGGCGCGGCGGGAAGATGCAGTTTACCCCGGTAAAGGAATGTGCTCTGTCTTTTGGGATTCCGGTCTATCAGCCGAGAAAGATCCGGGAAAAAGAGTGCGTGGAGGAATTGAAAAAATATCAGGCAGATGTGTGTGTAGTCGTTGCATTTGGCCAGATTCTTACGAAGGAACTATTGGAAATGACGCCCTATGGCTGTATCAATGTCCATGCGTCCCTTCTCCCCAAATATAGGGGAGCGGCACCAATTCAGTGGGCGGTCATTAATGGCGAGGAGGTGTCGGGCGTTACCACCATGCAGATGAATGAAGGGATCGATACCGGAGATATACTGGAAAAGGTGGAGGTTAAGCTGCGCCCGAAAGAGACCGGGGGAAGCCTTTTTGACAGGCTCTCGGAGGAAGGGGCGAAGCTTTGTGTGCATACCCTCGCCGGTCTTGAGGCAGGGAAGATTACCCCTCAGAAGCAGGGGGAGAGCCCTACGGAATATGCGAGAATGCTGGACAAGAAGGCCGGAGAGATTGACTGGAACAAACCGGCTGTCATGCTGGAACGTCTGGTGCGCGGCCTGAATCCGTGGCCAAGTGCCTATACCTTGTGGGAAGACAAGGTGATGAAGATCTGGGAGTCTGAGGCAGCCGGTGCAGAAGCTGGAGAAGGACTTGCCGGGGAGAAGGAAGCTGCGCCCGGGACGGTCGTGCTGGTGACGAAGGAAGCATTCTATGTACAGACCGGGGACGGGCTGCTTAAGATCAGATCCCTTCAGATTCCGGGAAAGAAGCGAATGGACGCCGATGCATTCTTAAGAGGCTACAAGATAGCAGAAGGAACAAAACTGGGTTAG
- the rsmB gene encoding 16S rRNA (cytosine(967)-C(5))-methyltransferase RsmB translates to MKKQIGERELVLAVLLAVEQGEKSHIALGQVLEKYQYLEKRERAFVTRVVQGTLERQLELDYLIDQVSKVKTAKMKPVIRCILRSALYQIKYMDNVPDSAACNEAVGLAVRKGFASLKGFVNGVLRNLARRIEQIPYPQKERTEEYLSVAYSMPRWIVKMWISDYGEERTEQMLAGFFEERPTVIRVNENKLTKEELKKVLESEGVTVEEHPHVASALLISGYDYLGSLGSFREGDFQVQDAASILVAENAGIRPGDYVLDVCAAPGGKALHAAQLLAGTGHVEARDLTEYKVALIQENIDRMGFSNIEAVRWDALEPDGRSREKADVVLADLPCSGLGVLSKKADIKYRVMKESIQELAQLQRQILEVVRDYVKPGGSLVYSTCTVCRLENEENARWFAENFTEFSLEEERQIFPARDTDGFYIARFRRCR, encoded by the coding sequence ATGAAGAAACAGATAGGTGAACGGGAGCTGGTGCTTGCCGTGCTGCTGGCGGTGGAGCAGGGAGAGAAGAGCCACATCGCGCTTGGGCAGGTTTTGGAAAAATACCAGTATCTCGAAAAACGGGAGAGAGCGTTCGTGACCCGGGTGGTCCAGGGAACGCTGGAGAGGCAGTTGGAGCTGGATTATCTGATCGATCAGGTGTCCAAGGTGAAGACGGCAAAGATGAAACCGGTGATTCGGTGCATTCTGCGAAGCGCCCTGTATCAGATCAAATATATGGACAATGTGCCGGATTCGGCCGCCTGCAATGAGGCGGTAGGATTGGCGGTAAGAAAGGGCTTCGCTTCCCTGAAAGGGTTTGTGAACGGGGTGCTGCGCAATCTGGCGAGGAGGATTGAGCAGATTCCGTATCCTCAAAAGGAGCGGACGGAGGAATATTTATCGGTCGCGTATTCCATGCCCCGTTGGATCGTGAAGATGTGGATTTCCGATTATGGTGAGGAACGGACAGAGCAGATGCTTGCAGGTTTCTTTGAGGAGCGCCCTACGGTGATCCGGGTCAATGAAAATAAGCTGACGAAGGAAGAACTAAAGAAGGTACTTGAAAGCGAAGGCGTGACGGTGGAGGAACATCCGCATGTTGCGTCGGCACTTCTGATTTCCGGTTACGATTATCTGGGAAGCCTTGGAAGCTTCCGGGAGGGGGACTTCCAAGTACAGGATGCCGCGTCGATTCTTGTGGCAGAGAACGCGGGGATCAGGCCGGGGGATTATGTGCTGGATGTGTGTGCCGCGCCGGGCGGAAAAGCGCTGCATGCCGCGCAGCTTCTTGCGGGGACAGGCCATGTGGAGGCCAGAGATCTGACAGAGTATAAGGTGGCTTTGATCCAGGAGAACATTGACAGAATGGGATTTTCCAATATTGAGGCTGTACGGTGGGATGCGCTTGAGCCTGACGGAAGGTCCCGGGAAAAGGCAGACGTAGTTCTTGCCGATCTTCCCTGTTCGGGCCTTGGCGTGCTTTCCAAGAAGGCGGATATCAAATACCGGGTGATGAAGGAGAGTATACAGGAACTGGCACAGCTTCAAAGACAGATTTTGGAAGTGGTCAGGGACTATGTGAAGCCGGGGGGAAGCCTGGTATACAGTACTTGTACGGTATGCCGTCTTGAAAATGAGGAAAACGCCCGCTGGTTCGCAGAGAATTTTACGGAGTTTTCGTTGGAGGAGGAGAGACAGATCTTCCCTGCGAGAGATACCGATGGATTTTATATTGCCCGTTTCAGGAGGTGCAGATAG